Proteins from one Ornithobacterium rhinotracheale genomic window:
- the nadE gene encoding NAD(+) synthase — protein MHTKEVINYIVHWLNDYLAQSHMQGFVIGISGGVDSAVVSTLVAKTGAPILAIEMPIHQAQDQVNRAQSHIAWLQERYPNVTGLRVDLTPTFDALSAAIVTDENHTQNDLALANARSRLRMTTLYYYAGLHRYLVAGTGNKVEDFGVGFFTKYGDGGVDLSPIGDLMKSEVFKLAKELNIIASIQNAKPTDGLWNDDRTDEDQLGATYDELEWAMGVYKDHKPEDFEGRQREVLQIFNKFNRAMQHKINPIPVAIIPEELKK, from the coding sequence ATGCACACAAAAGAAGTAATTAATTACATTGTTCACTGGCTAAATGATTATTTAGCACAGTCCCATATGCAAGGCTTTGTAATTGGCATCTCTGGCGGCGTAGATTCTGCCGTGGTTTCCACCTTGGTAGCAAAGACTGGGGCGCCCATCCTCGCCATTGAAATGCCCATACACCAAGCACAAGACCAAGTAAATAGAGCTCAAAGCCACATCGCTTGGCTACAAGAACGCTACCCGAATGTAACGGGGCTACGCGTAGACCTCACCCCCACCTTCGATGCGTTGAGCGCCGCCATCGTTACTGATGAAAATCATACGCAAAATGATTTAGCCCTTGCCAATGCACGCTCTCGCCTGCGAATGACTACGCTCTACTACTACGCGGGGCTACACCGCTACCTAGTGGCAGGCACGGGCAATAAGGTTGAGGACTTCGGGGTGGGCTTCTTCACCAAATATGGCGACGGTGGCGTGGACCTCTCCCCCATTGGAGACTTGATGAAAAGTGAAGTCTTTAAACTTGCTAAGGAATTAAACATCATCGCCTCTATTCAAAATGCAAAACCTACCGACGGGCTATGGAACGACGATCGCACCGACGAAGATCAATTGGGTGCTACTTACGACGAACTAGAATGGGCCATGGGCGTATACAAAGACCACAAACCCGAGGATTTCGAAGGCAGACAGCGTGAAGTTTTACAAATTTTCAATAAATTTAATCGTGCCATGCAGCACAAAATCAATCCGATTCCTGTGGCTATAATCCCCGAAGAATTGAAAAAATAA